A stretch of Prunus dulcis chromosome 6, ALMONDv2, whole genome shotgun sequence DNA encodes these proteins:
- the LOC117631522 gene encoding ABC transporter G family member 11-like, producing MASSTSLHEYSYSNESAGIRTAVLEVETVGHNDPLPRTTTVTRSGLGAARNRNRNENHPKLEEGVFLTWEDLWVTVVSKAKSENGSRSRSILQGVTGYARPGELLAIMGPSGCGKSTLLDALGGRLSSNTRQTGKILINGQKQALAYGTSAYVTQDDTLITTLTVNEAVYYSAQLQLPDSMSKAEKKERAEITIREMGLQDAMNTRIGGWGSKGLSGGQKRRVSICIELLTRPNLLFLDEPTSGLDSAASYYVMSRIANLDKTGGTPRTVITSIHQPSSEVFQLFDNLCLLSAGRTVYFGPASTANQFFSLCGFPCPTLQNPSDHFLKTINKDFEQDIEQGMVGRTPTEVAIDTLVKSYKESESYQQVQRQVAELCEQDFGEELEKRSHAGFLTQSFVLTRRSFMNMYRDRGYYWLRLAVYITMALGLGTIYQDLGHSYESIQARGSLLMFVSSFLTFMAIGGFPSFVEDMKVFERERLNGHYGVSAFVFANTFSSVPFLILISVIPGTITYYVAGLHKGSEHFVYFACVLFACMMLVESLMMIVASIVPNFLMGIMAGAGIQGLMLMCGGFFRLPNDIPKPLWKFPLYYIAFHKYAYQGLFKNEFIGTTFPSSDQGGKTSNLGGEHILRDIWQVEMGYSEWVDLAILVGMILLYRFLFLVIIKATEKVKTITTLLAMSLNKRSMQVLVNPSSLPVHGGNL from the exons ATGGCTTCTTCTACCTCGCTACATGAATATAGTTATAGTAATGAATCAGCTGGTATTAGAACAGCAGTACTGGAGGTTGAAACAGTAGGCCATAATGATCCACTGCCTAGAACTACAACTGTAACTAGGTCAGGGCTGGGTGCTGCTCGAAACCGAAACCGGAACGAAAACCATCCAAAGTTAGAAGAGGGTGTTTTCTTGACGTGGGAGGATTTGTGGGTGACTGTGGTTTCTAAGGCAAAGAGTGAAAATGGTAGCAGATCACGTTCAATCCTCCAAGGTGTAACTGGTTATGCCAGGCCTGGGGAGCTTTTGGCTATAATGGGTCCTTCTGGCTGTGGCAAGTCTACTCTTCTTGATGCTTTAGGAG GGAGATTGAGTTCAAACACAAGGCAAACAGGGAAGATCTTAATCAATGGGCAAAAACAAGCACTGGCATATGGAACTTCG GCATATGTGACACAAGATGACACTTTGATCACAACTTTAACGGTCAACGAAGCCGTATACTACTCGGCTCAGTTGCAATTGCCAGACTCCATGTCCAAggcagagaagaaagagagagcagAAATCACAATAAGAGAGATGGGTTTGCAAGATGCCATGAACACAAGGATTGGAGGGTGGGGATCTAAAGGCCTCAGTGGTGGGCAAAAGAGGAGAGTCAGCATTTGCATTGAGCTTCTTACACGCCCAAATCTTCTCTTCCTCGACGAACCAACAAGTGGCCTTGACAGTGCAGCTTCTTATTATGTCATGAGCAGAATTGCAAACCTGGATAAAACTGGTGGAACTCCAAGGACTGTAATTACATCCATCCATCAACCTAGCTCTGAAGTCTTCCAACTTTTCGACAATCTTTGCCTTCTATCCGCCGGAAGAACTGTCTATTTTGGCCCTGCTTCTACAGCAAATCAG tttttctctttatgtGGTTTCCCTTGCCCAACTCTCCAAAATCCATCAGATCACTTCCTTAAGACTATaaacaaagattttgagcAG GACATTGAACAAGGCATGGTTGGACGCACGCCCACGGAAGTAGCGATAGATACTCTAGTAAAGTCCTATAAAGAATCTGAAAGTTATCAGCAAGTTCAAAGACAAGTGGCTGAACTATGTGAGCAG gATTTCGGTGAAGAATTGGAGAAGAGAAGCCATGCTGGATTTCTTACACAATCTTTCGTACTTACAAGAAGATCCTTCATGAACATGTATCGAGATCGAGGCTACTACTGGTTGCGCCTGGCTGTCTACATTACCATGGCCTTAGGCTTGGGCACTATCTATCAAGATCTTGGACATAGTTATGAATCAATTCAG GCAAGAGGCTCGCTGCTCATGTTTGTATCTTCATTTCTAACTTTTATGGCTATCGGTGGATTCCCTTCTTTTGTGGAAGATATGAAG GTATTTGAACGAGAAAGATTAAACGGGCACTATGGTGTTTCTGCATTCGTTTTTGCCAACACATTTTCCTCTGTTCCCTTCTTGATATTGATTTCAGTGATTCCTGGCACCATAACTTATTACGTCGCTGGACTTCACAAAGGATCTGAACACTTCGTCTACTTTGCTTGTGTGTTATTTGCTTGCATGATGCTGGTTGAGAGCCTGATGATGATAGTTGCTAGCATTGTTCCCAACTTCCTCATGGGAATAATGGCCGGAGCTGGAATTCAAGGGCTTATGCTGATGTGTGGCGGCTTCTTCCGACTACCAAATGATATTCCCAAGCCTCTGTGGAAGTTCCCATTATACTACATTGCGTTCCACAAGTATGCATATCAAGGACTGTTTAAAAATGAATTCATAGGCACAACATTTCCTAGCAGTGATCAAGGAGGAAAAACATCCAATCTCGGTGGGGAACATATTCTGAGAGATATATGGCAAGTCGAAATGGGTTACTCTGAGTGGGTTGATCTTGCAATCTTGGTAGGGATGATTCTTCTGTATcgatttttgttcttggttATCATCAAGGCCACAGAGAAAGTGAAGACTATTACAACTCTTTTGGCAATGTCTCTCAATAAGCGAAGCATGCAAGTATTGGTCAATCCGTCCTCTCTGCCTGTGCATGGAGGGAATCTGTAG
- the LOC117632992 gene encoding uncharacterized protein LOC117632992, with protein sequence MANISTLFHKFLSLFILLLHLGCFTFTTNNHHLPTKKHKLSSLLSKPTLKPQKALTASWSYLKRIFTSPRTCKITCTNIIQSHLSTPPRSSHHSIVSLVQPDPDSKYPSGSFPESDISAASHPFFPLRNDIFPCTACGEIFPKPETLDNHQATRHAVSELIDGDSGKNIVRIIFKTGWTDTRKAPEIRRILKIHNSEKILSRFEEYREAVKCKAARNGPVRRRDERCIADGNELLRFHCSTFVCDLGLNGNSGICNREYCSVCGIIKSGFSPKLDGISTLSSSSRAHVAIPEDIEEEFEFMNVKRAMLVCRVVAGRVGCDSEEDLHDVDKEGGGFDSVVGRGGSGAHTRVDEEELLVFNPRAVLPCFVIVYTV encoded by the coding sequence ATGGCCAACATATCGACGCTCTTCCACAagttcctctctctcttcatcctcctcctccaccttgGCTGCTTCACTTTCACCACCAACAACCACCACCTTCCAACCAAAAAACACAAGCTCTCTTCCCTTCTCTCTAAACCCACCCTAAAACCCCAAAAAGCCCTCACAGCCTCCTGGTCCTATCTCAAGCGCATCTTCACCTCCCCAAGAACCTGCAAGATCACCTGCACCAACATCATCCAATCCCACCTCTCCACGCCTCCTCGCTCCTCCCACCACTCCATCGTCTCCCTCGTCCAACCCGACCCGGACTCCAAATACCCATCTGGCTCCTTCCCCGAATCCGACATTTCGGCCGCTTCCCACCCCTTCTTCCCTCTCCGAAACGATATCTTCCCCTGCACCGCCTGCGGCGAAATCTTCCCGAAACCAGAGACTCTCGACAACCACCAAGCCACCCGCCACGCCGTTTCGGAGCTCATCGACGGAGACTCGGGCAAAAACATCGTCCGGATCATTTTCAAAACAGGCTGGACCGATACCAGAAAAGCCCCCGAAATTCGCCGGATCTTGAAGATCCACAACAGCGAAAAAATCCTGTCGAGGTTCGAGGAGTACAGAGAGGCCGTGAAGTGCAAAGCGGCGCGAAATGGCCCCGTTCGGAGGAGGGACGAGCGGTGCATCGCCGACGGGAACGAGCTTCTCCGATTTCACTGCTCGACTTTCGTGTGCGATTTGGGACTCAACGGGAATTCCGGGATTTGTAATCGCGAGTACTGTAGCGTCTGCGGGATTATTAAATCCGGATTCTCACCCAAGTTGGACGGCATTTCCACGCTGTCGAGTAGCTCCAGGGCACACGTGGCGATCCCGGAGGACATCGAGGAGGAGTTTGAGTTCATGAACGTGAAACGTGCCATGCTTGTTTGTCGGGTCGTGGCGGGTCGGGTCGGGTGTGACTCGGAGGAGGATCTGCATGACGTGGACAAGGAGGGCGGCGGGTTTGACTCGGTGGTGGGGAGAGGAGGGAGTGGGGCCCACACGAGGGTGGATGAGGAGGAGCTCTTGGTGTTTAATCCGAGGGCTGTGCTTCCTTGCTTTGTGATTGTGTACACTGTGTGA